The Deltaproteobacteria bacterium genome has a segment encoding these proteins:
- a CDS encoding chemotaxis protein CheX has protein sequence MKAEFINAFPAAFLDVLSKMANTPAEVGKPFLKRDDPGHGDVSGLIGLSGARVRGSLAITFPNETIMAITSRMLGETFTEVDETVINMAGEIANMVMGSAKNSLGDLGYKFEMTIPSVVVGPAHVIAHQNRLPVVAVPVTCDAGSIHLELAYEEM, from the coding sequence ATGAAAGCCGAATTCATCAACGCGTTTCCGGCGGCCTTTCTCGATGTCCTTTCGAAAATGGCAAACACACCGGCCGAGGTCGGCAAGCCGTTTCTGAAACGGGACGATCCCGGTCACGGCGACGTGAGCGGGTTGATCGGCTTGTCGGGCGCGCGCGTGCGTGGTTCGCTCGCCATCACGTTCCCCAACGAAACCATCATGGCGATCACGTCCCGAATGCTCGGCGAAACCTTTACCGAGGTGGACGAAACCGTGATCAACATGGCGGGGGAAATCGCCAACATGGTGATGGGCTCGGCCAAGAATTCGCTGGGAGACCTCGGATACAAATTTGAGATGACGATCCCCTCCGTCGTCGTCGGTCCCGCGCACGTCATCGCCCACCAGAACCGGCTGCCCGTCGTCGCCGTGCCCGTCACATGCGACGCGGGCTCGATCCATCTGGAACTCGCGTACGAGGAGATGTGA